The genome window AAAAGCGGCATCCGCAAAGGGGATGGCGCGCCTTTGTCTATCATTCAGCTTGTGAATATGAAGGAGAAGGCCAAGGGGCAGGCGAAGCAGGGGTGATGCTGACCTTGTCTTAGGCCCTGCTGAGGTGGAGGGCGGAAGGGGAGATCCACTCGCATGATTGCTGATGGGTTTACAACAGAAACCTCCTTGCCGGACGACGGTAAGGGGGTTTTTTTTGAGAGGTTCCAGTGAGGAAATTCAACCATAAGGATCTTCTCGGTATGGGTCAGCTGTCGGTTGATGATATCCAGCTTATCTTAGACACCGCCGATTCGTTCAAGGATATCTCTTCGCGCGAGATCAAAAAGGTGCCGACGCTTCGCGGCAAGAGCATCGTGAATTTCTTCTATGAGGCCAGCACGCGGACCAGGACATCCTTCGAGGTGGCCGCGAAGCGTCTCAGTGCCGACACATTCAGTCTGTCGGCATCGACGAGCAGCATGGTGAAAGGCGAAACGCTGATCGATACGGGCCGCAATTTGCAGGCGATGAGTCCGGACGTGATCGTCATACGCCATTCGTCGAGCGGTGCCCCGCACCTGCTTGCGAAGGGGGTCAAGGCGTGTGTCGTAAATGCCGGGGACGGGATCAACGAACATCCGACCCAGGCCCTCTTGGATTTGTATACGATCCGGGAGAGAAAGGGTCGTATTCGAGGCTTGAATATTGCCATCATCGGGGATATTGCCCACAGCCGGGTCGCCCGTTCGAACATGATCGGACTTACGAAGATGGGGGCGCGGGTGACGATCGGAGGTCCGCCGACCATGATTCCGCTCGGGATGGAAGCCTTTGGGGTGGAAGTCGTCCCTGATCCGCGAGAAGCGATCGGGGACAAGGATGTTGTCATGATGCTGAGGATCCAGTTGGAGCGGCAGCGGCGAACCCTTTTTCCGAGTCTTCGCGAATATTCCGCCGCCTTCGGGTTGGACAGCGAGGCCCTCAAATCCGCCAAGCCTGATTGCGTCATCATGCATCCTGGTCCGATCAACCGCGGCGTCGAAATCTCGTCGGAGCTCGCTGACAGCCCCGCATCGCTGATCCTGGATCAGGTTGCCAACGGGGTCGCGGTGCGCATGGCTATCCTTTATCTGTTAATTGGAGGATCTAAGGCGGATGCTGTGGATAAAGAACGGGCAGCTGGTTGATCCTGTCCAAGGTGTGATCGAACAGGTTGACCTGATCATTGAAGAAGGGGTTGTCACTCACCTTCCCCCAAGGGGCGTGTTCAAGCCTGAGGGAGACCAGATCGAGGTCATTGATGCAGCGGGCAAAATGATTGTCCCCGGGCTGCTGGATATGCATGTTCACTTGCGGGAGCCTGGTTTTGAATACAAGGAGACCATTGCGACCGGGACACTTGCCGCCTTGGCCGGAGGTTTCACAGGGTTGGCGTGCATGCCTAATACCGCTCCCCCGAATGACTGCCGTGCGGTGACCGAGTTTATTCTGAAGAAGGCGGAGATGGCCGGATTTGCGAAGGTTTATCCGATTGCTGCCATCAGCGTCGGCCAGAAAGGGGAGGTGCTGACAGAATTCGGTGATCTGAAAGAGGCCGGGGCGGTTGCTGTCTCGGATGACGGTTTTCCCGTTGCCAGCAGTGAACTGATGAGGCGTGCTTTGGAGTATGGCCGGTATCACGGCCTCATGGTCATATCTCATTCCGAAGATCGGACCCTGAGCGGGGACGGGGTGATGCACGAAGGGGTCGTTTCCACCCGGATCGGACTGGCGGGCATACCGGATGCGGCTGAAGATATTATGGTGTACAGGGAAATCTCCCTTGCGCGCCTGACCGGATGCCCTGTTCACATTGCGCATGTGAGCACCGCGAACTCTGTTGAGCTGATCCGCCGGGCTAAGGAGGAAAACCTCCCCGTCACAGCAGAAACCGCACCGCATTATTTCAGCCTGGACCACAACGCCTTGAGGGGTTACGATACCAACGCAAAGGTGAATCCGCCTCTGCGGGCGCTCAAGGATGTTTCGGCGATCAAGCGCGGATTGGCCGATGGGGTGATTGATGCCATCGCTTCGGACCATGCACCGCACAGCATTCTGGAAAAGGAAATTGAATTCGACAAGGCGGCCTTCGGATTGATCGGCCTCCAAACTACGCTGCCCCTGACGCTGGCGTTGGTCCGGGAAGGCGTGTTGGGCCTGCCGGAGGCGATCGCCAAGCTC of Desulfatiglans anilini DSM 4660 contains these proteins:
- a CDS encoding aspartate carbamoyltransferase catalytic subunit yields the protein MRKFNHKDLLGMGQLSVDDIQLILDTADSFKDISSREIKKVPTLRGKSIVNFFYEASTRTRTSFEVAAKRLSADTFSLSASTSSMVKGETLIDTGRNLQAMSPDVIVIRHSSSGAPHLLAKGVKACVVNAGDGINEHPTQALLDLYTIRERKGRIRGLNIAIIGDIAHSRVARSNMIGLTKMGARVTIGGPPTMIPLGMEAFGVEVVPDPREAIGDKDVVMMLRIQLERQRRTLFPSLREYSAAFGLDSEALKSAKPDCVIMHPGPINRGVEISSELADSPASLILDQVANGVAVRMAILYLLIGGSKADAVDKERAAG
- a CDS encoding dihydroorotase, encoding MLWIKNGQLVDPVQGVIEQVDLIIEEGVVTHLPPRGVFKPEGDQIEVIDAAGKMIVPGLLDMHVHLREPGFEYKETIATGTLAALAGGFTGLACMPNTAPPNDCRAVTEFILKKAEMAGFAKVYPIAAISVGQKGEVLTEFGDLKEAGAVAVSDDGFPVASSELMRRALEYGRYHGLMVISHSEDRTLSGDGVMHEGVVSTRIGLAGIPDAAEDIMVYREISLARLTGCPVHIAHVSTANSVELIRRAKEENLPVTAETAPHYFSLDHNALRGYDTNAKVNPPLRALKDVSAIKRGLADGVIDAIASDHAPHSILEKEIEFDKAAFGLIGLQTTLPLTLALVREGVLGLPEAIAKLSLRPSRILGLEGGQLKVGSIADLAVIDPDIEYEFKAADVLSKSKNSPFIGKVLKGRNDLTLMGGKVVWRSMS